GATGCGGTTGTCTAATTCGTCTAATAAATTTTGTTGCAAAGAAACCGAAAAGCGGATGATTGAATCGTCTTTATTGTGTGTATCCATTGAGAAAAATCCTTTTTTGGCATAAGTCTGTTAAAAGCCGCTCATGCTAGTATGATTGAATTAATTTAAAATTAACAATTATAATACAAACTGGATTTAAATGGTTGGTCATAAGAGCGTTTGGATTTGATTTCAATTACTAGCTTAATTATTATTGACTTGTTATTATTAAAACAATATAATCAACAATCCAACATTCTTTTATCATTTTGGAGCATTTATGCGAACGAATGCTTCTTAAAGAGCGCAAGCTCTTAGAGTGTGGCTGTGTTGCGTGTTGCTTCAATCTTAAGGGAATTATTTCATCATAGACAAGGAGTTTTTATGGGCGGTTTTTCAATGGGAATGTTGAAAGATTATGTGGATGTATTTGTTTTTGCGGTGCTTGGCGTGGCCAGTTTTTTAGCTGTGTGGTTTGTGATTGAAAGGGTTATTTTTTATTCTAAAGTCAATTTGAAAGCTTATGATGATATAGATGCTTTGAATTTGGATTTAACCAAGAATCTAACCATTCTCTATGTGATTTATTCTAACGCGCCTTATGTGGGCTTATTAGGGACGGTTTTAGGGATTATGGTGATTTTCTATGACATGGGCATGAGCGGCGGGATGGACGCTAAAACGATCATGGTAGGTTTGTCTTTAGCTTTAAAAGCGACCGCTCTAGGGCTTGCTGTAGCGATTCCCACTTTGATCGCTTATAATAGCTTATTGAGAAAATCCGATGTTTTGAGCGAAAAATTTAGGATCATGAAAAAATGAAAAGCATCAGAAGAGGCGATGGGCTGAATGTTGTCCCTTTTATTGATATTATGCTCGTTTTGCTAGCGATCGTGTTAAGCATTTCTACTTTTATCGCGCAAGGTAAGATTAAAGTCAATCTCCCTAACGCTAAAAATGCGGAAAAATCCCAGCCAAACGATCAAAAAGTGGTGGTCATCTCTGTAGATGAGCATGACAATATTTTCGTAGATGACAAACCGACGAATTTAGAAGCTTTGAGTGCTGTAGTCAAACAAACAGACCCTAAAACCCTTATAGACTTAAAAAGCGACAAAAGCTCTCGTTTTGAAACTTTTATTAGCATTATGGATATTTTAAAAGAGCATAATCATGAAAATTTCTCCATCTCCACAGAAGCTAAGTAAAGTCTCAACGAGTGTTAGCTTTTTAATCTCTTTTGCCCTATACGCTATAGGGTTTGGCTATTTTTTACTGCACGAAGAGGCCCCAACGCCTTTAGCGCAAGCTGGCACCACTAAGGTTACCATGAGTTTAGCCAGCATTAACACTAATTCCAATACAAAGACCAATGC
The window above is part of the Helicobacter pylori genome. Proteins encoded here:
- the exbB gene encoding TonB-system energizer ExbB, whose product is MGGFSMGMLKDYVDVFVFAVLGVASFLAVWFVIERVIFYSKVNLKAYDDIDALNLDLTKNLTILYVIYSNAPYVGLLGTVLGIMVIFYDMGMSGGMDAKTIMVGLSLALKATALGLAVAIPTLIAYNSLLRKSDVLSEKFRIMKK
- the exbD gene encoding TonB system transport protein ExbD, giving the protein MKSIRRGDGLNVVPFIDIMLVLLAIVLSISTFIAQGKIKVNLPNAKNAEKSQPNDQKVVVISVDEHDNIFVDDKPTNLEALSAVVKQTDPKTLIDLKSDKSSRFETFISIMDILKEHNHENFSISTEAK